Proteins co-encoded in one Bremerella sp. TYQ1 genomic window:
- a CDS encoding NERD domain-containing protein, which yields MNKLQGGGDWIILSNLPHSVTTQAVPDDVDVIVIGPTGLHVIEVKHWDASYLKSSGHTVIHEADKLANKLRKIASKLKRASIDAGFLAGKFLLTRGSVSWSSNRPKIHGSTFYGLKDSSEMLGVGLPNVLKPMEVQQICQLLQPLSKVVLRGEVRNIATARNLERVEPANDRFHRVYRGEHIRTRDKIVLHLYDLSASDDPKSDDLARRHAETLQKLQKSAYVPRLMDSFQEVPQYPGELMYFSIVDPCAPSLLKRSGDAKWGEDHRIEFCCRALAALEELHASNLQDVQFVHRHISPSSLLVGANDQPIFTDFDLSRISASKTLSPNAKLNPADADFAAPEVVTHGIGGADQRSDIYSLCMTLRTLFQDNGSDAAISASITLEEGMTDEPSKRLSLPELIQSLTKDNSKSEPQPSVEATKLSARYWSEGDIIEFNNQHYRIASKIGSGSYGSTFKIVQVQDGQDVGVFAGKVMFDEESGSRSIDAYRRVRSHTDKPHLATVFEHSNQWEDDRFVALLKWVEGSTLFDWIGLAELLAEELGETPLSVIGRWIISSCEGLSALHRAGLVHGDVSPKNLIEHAGDVTLVDFDFILKEGEPIWSPGTVMYSPGEQSEGQPASASHDVYSLAATMYHVICDRDPFWYGGQKQREKGLNWEKVDREVWGWIPEFLDIATSADREQRFLNAIQALKWIKNSTSQSDAEDKSPSKDHAAPEHEFSTTVKQTFRGNDNGGEFDDATRTPNRIPWLSELLSTYPGSPRGGIETRGLDSPFADQTYVETTLEKNLLEDIESGKVQLVILCGNAGDGKTAFLQHLSVKLGLGRQESSQRVNSGTALGSTIKINLDGAASFKGQTADELLNDLFEPFQQGPSEEPRVHLVAVNDGRLLQWAESYVSAHSKTPLTDWIITSLIGEFGPDQTVEHIRLVNLNERSLVGDARRLPQNEDEKENWKPSTEFFNALLDRMLGGKESGDIWKGCLTCTSASRCTAWNSVKTLTGTGEQAEKLAANVRQRMAAALQAVHQRGMVHITTRELRGALSYIFFGVYFCDELHESPDLEPKHYWDRAFASDSIMRQGDLLSELQRLDPAYGANPSVDRYLRSHEAVVDPDKPPKFSDQDTLVSKRRRAYFEWIEEQSCNVTNEPQAIELFQNSSLKQFRDVPILSDEENRELTRRLCFGISRLEQLPHRVLLRPDVVPLKIMPRTPVETTFWVEKQLDRFSLEVDERGNSGGVEWLANGLILRYHYRGNSREEELRLGADLFGLLLELAEGYQIMDAANDDIFTNLSIFTQRLAQEDEREVFAWNPSQPDDIYRLGVRESNGVQQMFFEDTQITAGTREETTNA from the coding sequence TTGAATAAACTTCAGGGAGGAGGCGATTGGATTATACTTTCCAATCTTCCCCACTCGGTGACGACTCAAGCAGTTCCGGACGATGTGGATGTGATCGTAATAGGGCCCACTGGATTACACGTAATCGAGGTAAAACATTGGGATGCCTCGTATCTTAAAAGTTCCGGTCATACCGTAATTCACGAGGCAGATAAGCTTGCAAACAAATTGCGAAAGATCGCCAGTAAGTTGAAGCGAGCAAGCATTGATGCCGGTTTTCTCGCTGGAAAGTTCCTGCTTACACGTGGAAGTGTTTCTTGGTCCTCGAATCGGCCAAAGATTCACGGTTCCACTTTTTATGGACTGAAAGACAGTTCTGAGATGCTGGGGGTTGGGTTACCTAATGTACTCAAACCGATGGAAGTACAGCAGATTTGTCAGCTTCTACAACCGCTGAGCAAAGTTGTCCTTCGCGGCGAGGTTCGGAACATCGCAACCGCTCGCAATTTAGAACGAGTAGAACCGGCCAATGATCGCTTTCATAGGGTCTACCGGGGAGAGCACATTAGGACGAGGGATAAGATTGTTCTTCATTTGTATGACCTCTCTGCGAGCGATGACCCCAAATCAGATGATCTCGCTCGTCGTCATGCGGAAACTCTCCAGAAACTGCAAAAGTCTGCGTACGTACCTCGGTTAATGGACTCGTTTCAGGAGGTTCCTCAGTATCCTGGCGAGCTAATGTACTTCTCGATTGTCGACCCATGCGCCCCGTCCCTCTTAAAGCGTTCGGGCGATGCCAAATGGGGCGAAGATCACCGAATCGAGTTTTGCTGTCGTGCCCTCGCCGCCTTGGAGGAACTTCATGCCAGTAACCTACAAGACGTTCAGTTTGTGCATCGTCACATTTCTCCAAGTTCGCTACTTGTCGGTGCGAATGACCAGCCGATTTTCACAGATTTCGATTTGTCACGTATTTCTGCGTCAAAAACGCTTTCACCGAACGCAAAACTGAACCCAGCGGATGCCGACTTCGCCGCCCCAGAAGTAGTCACTCACGGCATAGGAGGGGCTGACCAACGCAGCGATATCTATTCACTATGTATGACGCTGAGAACGCTGTTCCAAGACAACGGAAGTGATGCGGCCATCAGTGCATCAATCACGCTCGAAGAAGGAATGACTGACGAGCCGAGCAAGAGACTGTCACTCCCAGAATTGATTCAGTCGTTGACCAAGGATAATAGCAAGTCCGAGCCTCAACCTAGCGTCGAAGCAACTAAACTCTCGGCAAGGTATTGGAGTGAAGGCGACATAATTGAATTCAATAACCAACACTACCGGATCGCCAGCAAAATTGGATCAGGAAGCTACGGATCGACATTCAAAATAGTTCAAGTGCAAGATGGGCAGGATGTTGGGGTCTTTGCGGGAAAGGTGATGTTTGACGAGGAGAGCGGATCGCGGTCAATAGATGCTTACCGTCGTGTTCGTTCGCACACTGACAAGCCGCATTTGGCAACAGTATTTGAACATTCCAATCAGTGGGAAGACGACCGCTTTGTGGCACTGCTCAAGTGGGTAGAAGGCAGCACGCTCTTCGATTGGATTGGGTTAGCAGAATTATTGGCCGAAGAACTGGGCGAAACACCTCTTTCAGTGATCGGTCGCTGGATCATTAGCAGCTGCGAAGGATTAAGTGCGTTACACCGAGCGGGTCTGGTTCACGGCGATGTTAGCCCTAAGAATCTCATCGAACATGCTGGTGATGTGACCCTTGTTGACTTTGACTTTATTCTCAAAGAGGGAGAGCCAATCTGGAGTCCAGGCACAGTGATGTACTCCCCAGGGGAACAGTCGGAGGGACAGCCGGCCTCGGCTTCGCACGATGTCTACTCCCTGGCGGCGACAATGTATCACGTCATATGTGATCGCGATCCATTCTGGTATGGAGGGCAGAAACAACGCGAGAAGGGTCTGAATTGGGAGAAAGTTGACCGAGAGGTTTGGGGCTGGATTCCTGAGTTTTTGGATATTGCCACATCTGCAGATCGGGAACAACGTTTCCTCAATGCGATCCAGGCATTGAAATGGATAAAGAATTCAACATCACAATCAGACGCGGAAGATAAGTCCCCAAGCAAGGACCACGCAGCCCCGGAACATGAGTTTAGCACAACTGTGAAGCAGACGTTTCGTGGTAATGACAATGGAGGAGAGTTCGATGACGCAACACGTACTCCTAATCGAATACCTTGGCTTAGCGAGCTGCTTTCGACATACCCAGGATCTCCTCGTGGTGGAATTGAAACTCGCGGACTGGACTCACCTTTTGCTGATCAAACATATGTTGAAACAACGCTTGAGAAAAATCTGCTTGAGGATATTGAAAGCGGCAAAGTACAACTCGTTATACTCTGTGGAAATGCGGGTGATGGGAAAACGGCGTTTCTGCAGCATCTTTCGGTAAAACTTGGTCTCGGAAGGCAGGAGTCGTCGCAACGTGTCAACTCCGGCACGGCACTTGGCTCGACGATTAAGATAAATCTAGATGGCGCAGCATCGTTTAAAGGTCAAACGGCAGACGAGCTACTCAATGATCTCTTTGAGCCTTTTCAGCAGGGGCCTTCGGAGGAACCTAGAGTCCACTTGGTCGCGGTTAACGATGGACGTCTACTCCAGTGGGCGGAAAGTTATGTCAGCGCCCATAGCAAAACCCCACTCACCGATTGGATAATCACCAGTTTGATAGGGGAATTCGGTCCCGATCAAACTGTAGAACATATTCGGCTGGTCAACCTAAATGAGCGCTCACTTGTCGGTGATGCGCGACGGTTGCCACAGAACGAAGATGAGAAAGAGAATTGGAAACCGTCTACCGAATTCTTTAACGCTCTCCTTGATCGTATGCTTGGGGGCAAAGAGTCTGGTGACATCTGGAAGGGGTGTCTTACCTGCACTTCTGCGTCGCGTTGTACGGCGTGGAATTCGGTCAAGACTTTAACGGGAACCGGTGAACAGGCTGAGAAACTCGCAGCAAATGTGCGTCAACGAATGGCGGCCGCATTGCAAGCGGTGCATCAGAGAGGAATGGTACATATAACAACTCGCGAATTGCGAGGTGCGCTTAGTTATATCTTTTTCGGTGTCTATTTCTGTGACGAGTTGCATGAGTCACCCGATTTAGAGCCGAAGCACTACTGGGATCGTGCATTCGCATCAGACTCGATCATGCGCCAGGGCGATTTGCTCTCAGAACTTCAACGACTTGATCCGGCATATGGCGCGAACCCGTCAGTTGACCGTTATCTGCGAAGCCATGAGGCAGTGGTCGATCCGGACAAGCCACCGAAGTTTTCAGATCAAGACACCTTGGTCTCTAAAAGACGACGAGCCTACTTCGAGTGGATTGAAGAACAATCGTGTAACGTTACGAATGAACCGCAGGCAATCGAGTTATTTCAAAACTCAAGCTTGAAGCAGTTCCGCGACGTACCGATATTGTCGGACGAGGAGAATCGCGAATTGACGCGTCGCCTGTGCTTCGGAATCTCACGCCTCGAACAATTGCCGCATCGCGTGTTATTAAGGCCAGATGTCGTCCCATTGAAGATCATGCCAAGGACGCCTGTCGAGACGACTTTTTGGGTCGAAAAACAACTCGACCGATTTTCGTTGGAAGTCGATGAACGCGGAAATAGCGGCGGAGTTGAATGGTTGGCGAATGGGTTGATCTTGCGATATCACTACCGGGGCAACAGCCGTGAGGAAGAATTGAGGCTAGGCGCCGATCTGTTCGGTTTGTTGCTGGAACTTGCAGAAGGTTATCAGATCATGGATGCAGCCAACGATGACATTTTTACGAACCTGTCCATCTTCACGCAACGTTTGGCACAGGAAGATGAGCGAGAGGTCTTTGCATGGAATCCGAGTCAACCAGACGATATATACCGTCTCGGCGTACGTGAAAGCAATGGCGTTCAGCAAATGTTCTTCGAGGATACGCAGATAACTGCCGGCACGAGGGAGGAAACAACTAATGCCTGA
- a CDS encoding phospholipase D-like domain-containing protein yields MNAIIQDVYRNTSAGLRYAVMEKKTRPMKKGPQRGAEEAKISALRRMKENRFAIGSKLTRSKFDRWLSEKDSGLNRNVRYIHNKFILIDPLTSSPIVIAGSANFSEASSTKNDENMLIVRNNNRVADIYLGEFMRLYNHHAFREFLEGVDASKLGTKPNHLRTDEWWKGYFGDTARSRQRQFFAG; encoded by the coding sequence ATGAACGCTATCATTCAGGATGTTTACCGGAACACTTCGGCAGGATTGCGATACGCTGTCATGGAGAAGAAAACTCGTCCGATGAAGAAAGGTCCACAGCGGGGCGCAGAGGAAGCCAAGATTAGCGCACTTCGCAGGATGAAGGAGAACCGATTCGCGATCGGGTCAAAACTGACCCGTTCCAAATTCGACCGTTGGCTATCCGAGAAGGATTCTGGATTAAATCGTAACGTCCGCTACATCCATAATAAGTTCATTCTGATTGACCCGCTCACAAGTTCGCCAATCGTGATCGCCGGCTCAGCCAACTTCAGTGAAGCTTCATCGACTAAGAACGATGAAAACATGTTGATTGTCCGCAACAATAATCGAGTCGCCGACATCTACCTAGGCGAGTTCATGCGGCTATATAATCATCACGCATTTCGCGAGTTCCTGGAGGGAGTTGACGCCAGCAAACTAGGCACAAAGCCCAATCACTTGAGAACGGATGAATGGTGGAAAGGTTACTTCGGGGATACTGCACGTTCACGTCAACGGCAGTTCTTCGCAGGATAG
- a CDS encoding AAA family ATPase — protein sequence MRLKHIEISGFRGFPKTVAFDLSADATILVGANGLGKTSLLDAIHWGLCGQLPRLGENGSVISLYSETGQARTTLRLTQPNGEELCIIRLIDSDSHSVSVVENGQQLKGSIAKARLIESLWPDAASANDENSVLSSTLTRCVYLQQDRIRDFVESTTDRDRFSVISELVGTGRLNELQSQLESESRSWAIATGKLAKESDPLSKRVQDLESQLLRLRETVDSKTDGELPEWQVWWKRVGTVVDVPNVPAPSSPDAATRVSDAIQRLESSRAKQRRLEGSAVQLRELAGSKPEFNSEAIPEAQVLLDQAGKELADVRQEIKSAQERTASLRAERVRAKELVEQHKALAEIAIRLLEERCPVCQQDYDVDATRARLEELIGEKGPSEPVAAENSIEKLLEREKQSTEKVSKCEAKLRDVKAQGAKHEQWKVDVSSLCQELGVDPSKIEEEIEPVLEKLKVKEQLAVQCVRDGELMAANLARESAKARLLVVEAELEKSRQELLQNSRRIEIRERAYSTARRIIEELREANSKIAVERLRDIEPFLQRIYARIDPHPAFRAISFVTSLSRGKGRLNAVIKDEEAVVSSEKPSSVLSSSQLNALAVSLFLSFNLTLPSIPVQAAVLDDPIQSLDEINLLGLVDLLRRTKDERQLLVSTHDSRFGELLARKLRPASPGKRTSVIELRGWSRSGPDIEQYEVEADVSPRRLVGAE from the coding sequence ATGAGGCTAAAGCACATTGAAATATCTGGATTCCGTGGATTTCCAAAGACGGTCGCGTTTGATTTAAGTGCTGATGCGACAATCTTGGTTGGTGCGAATGGCCTTGGAAAGACATCCTTGTTGGACGCCATTCACTGGGGACTGTGCGGACAGCTTCCGCGTTTGGGCGAAAATGGAAGCGTGATATCGCTTTACTCAGAAACCGGGCAGGCTAGGACGACATTGCGCCTCACTCAGCCCAATGGCGAGGAATTGTGCATCATAAGGCTCATTGATAGCGATTCTCACTCAGTTTCGGTTGTCGAGAACGGACAGCAGCTAAAAGGGAGTATTGCCAAAGCCCGATTGATCGAGAGCTTGTGGCCGGACGCTGCGTCCGCGAACGACGAGAATTCTGTGCTCTCATCGACATTAACGCGATGCGTTTACTTGCAGCAGGACAGGATCAGAGATTTTGTTGAATCGACCACAGATCGAGATCGGTTCAGCGTGATTAGTGAGCTGGTCGGCACCGGAAGGCTTAACGAACTTCAGAGCCAACTTGAATCGGAGAGTCGCAGCTGGGCGATCGCTACCGGAAAGTTGGCGAAGGAAAGCGACCCGCTCTCCAAGCGGGTTCAGGATCTCGAATCCCAATTATTGCGACTTCGAGAAACAGTCGATTCAAAGACCGATGGAGAGCTTCCTGAATGGCAAGTCTGGTGGAAAAGAGTTGGCACTGTCGTCGATGTACCTAACGTTCCTGCACCGTCTTCGCCAGACGCAGCAACACGTGTGTCTGATGCAATTCAGCGGCTAGAGTCAAGTCGTGCTAAACAGCGACGCCTCGAGGGATCGGCGGTTCAACTTCGAGAATTAGCTGGTTCAAAACCAGAGTTCAACTCAGAGGCAATTCCTGAGGCTCAAGTCTTGCTAGATCAAGCAGGAAAAGAGTTGGCCGATGTGCGACAGGAGATCAAGTCCGCTCAGGAAAGGACGGCATCTTTGAGGGCCGAACGCGTGCGAGCCAAAGAGCTTGTTGAGCAACACAAAGCCCTTGCGGAGATAGCAATTCGGCTGCTCGAGGAGCGATGTCCCGTGTGTCAGCAAGATTACGATGTTGATGCTACTCGGGCACGATTGGAGGAGCTGATCGGAGAGAAAGGTCCGTCTGAGCCAGTTGCTGCAGAGAATTCCATCGAGAAGCTTCTGGAGCGGGAAAAGCAGTCGACTGAGAAGGTCTCGAAGTGTGAAGCTAAGCTTCGAGACGTAAAGGCCCAAGGGGCAAAGCATGAACAGTGGAAGGTAGACGTTTCGAGTCTGTGTCAGGAACTTGGTGTTGACCCCAGCAAGATTGAGGAAGAGATAGAGCCTGTTCTGGAGAAGCTCAAGGTCAAAGAACAGCTTGCCGTGCAATGTGTCCGCGATGGTGAGTTGATGGCGGCGAATCTTGCTCGAGAGTCAGCAAAAGCACGCCTATTGGTCGTGGAGGCAGAACTTGAAAAGTCAAGACAGGAGCTGCTTCAAAACTCACGCAGAATAGAAATACGTGAAAGAGCATACAGTACAGCACGTCGTATAATTGAGGAGCTCCGAGAAGCCAACTCAAAGATAGCGGTTGAGCGGTTGAGGGACATCGAGCCGTTTCTTCAACGGATATACGCCAGAATAGATCCACACCCGGCATTTCGGGCTATCAGTTTCGTTACATCGCTAAGTCGCGGAAAGGGACGACTCAACGCGGTGATTAAGGATGAAGAGGCCGTGGTGTCATCGGAGAAGCCATCTTCGGTTCTGTCGAGCTCACAATTGAATGCTCTGGCTGTTTCTTTGTTTTTGTCATTCAACTTGACCCTTCCCAGCATTCCAGTCCAGGCGGCGGTGCTTGATGATCCAATTCAGAGTCTGGATGAGATTAACTTACTCGGTTTGGTTGATTTGCTTCGTAGAACCAAAGATGAACGCCAATTACTCGTGTCGACTCACGACTCTCGGTTTGGCGAACTGTTGGCGAGAAAACTTCGCCCGGCGAGCCCCGGAAAGAGGACTTCAGTAATTGAGTTGCGTGGATGGAGTCGCTCTGGCCCTGACATCGAGCAGTACGAGGTTGAAGCTGATGTTTCACCCCGACGTTTGGTCGGTGCAGAATAG
- a CDS encoding ATP-binding protein, whose protein sequence is MSLKPWREVIAPHADVLEGTFQQSEFAADITAVHTGNATREYQDATAFYDRTFITDGMRLLLTSVAKRLNGKGGDPVIQLQTAFGGGKTHTMLAVYHMATRDCSLDELAGIPGLLDQAGLMDVPKARVAVIDGADLAPGQPRKHGKQTVRTLWGELAWQLGGEEAYKLVKDADENGTSPGKDTLKQVMENYAPCVILIDELVAYIRQFPESGSVSGGSYDTNLSFVQSLTEATKLVPNAIVLASLPESELEAGSQRGVTALRAMEKTFGRVQALWKPVATEEAFEIVRRRLFDKVRDEEARDTICRAFADLYITEGGKMPSETQESRYYDRLVQAFPIHPEVFDRLFEDWTTLEGFQRTRGVLQLMAKVIYRVWKDQNADFLIMPGSLPLYDGDCRNQLTYYLSAGWDAVLEKDIDGERAETNALESKEPRFGAVSAARRVARTVFLGSAPAAGGTKAGTRGIDRGRILLGCLQPAQTGSTFVDALNRLADRLHYLNSSGDKAQESTRFWFDVRANLRREMEDRKGRFDEKNEVVGKVATLLKKLTAGATGFDGTHIFTPHADVPDDTSLRLVLLPLANAYSRDESFNAFEAVQEFVKNNGTKPRYRGNRLIFVAADQPSRSRLKDAIRTALAWASIVDDVKEGRLNIDRLQENQAKKELETAEAVAARVVCDCFRWVLCPYLLNPTDQTPTVEAFQLNTSGSGFGPEVERVCEENELVINTWSPIHLRSKLQELYWKDDKQVLPAMTFWEDSLRYLYLPRLKNRRVLEQAIVKGAASKDFFGTAYGQSGDKYDGFKFGDSNVQLDDTLLLIEPAAATEYEASIAEPLSTSDPGTGGDGDSSPGGGTTPDPDGGSTGGGTGGDGTQPPPSETLKAFYGSVEINPSTAKMGMVQVAEEIINLLSSDPNASLKVTVEISAEFPEGASDQIKRAVSENAASLGFSTKSWE, encoded by the coding sequence ATGAGCTTAAAGCCCTGGCGAGAAGTTATCGCCCCCCATGCCGACGTGCTCGAAGGCACGTTCCAGCAATCCGAGTTTGCCGCGGATATCACTGCCGTGCATACGGGTAACGCAACTCGTGAATACCAGGACGCAACGGCGTTCTATGATCGCACCTTTATTACCGACGGAATGCGATTGCTGCTGACGTCGGTCGCCAAACGACTAAACGGCAAAGGCGGCGATCCGGTGATCCAGCTACAAACAGCATTCGGTGGCGGTAAAACTCATACCATGCTGGCCGTCTATCACATGGCTACTCGCGATTGCTCGCTGGACGAACTTGCTGGGATCCCTGGTCTTTTGGACCAAGCCGGCCTGATGGACGTTCCGAAGGCCAGGGTAGCAGTTATCGACGGGGCGGATCTTGCTCCCGGACAACCCCGCAAGCACGGCAAACAAACGGTCCGTACACTCTGGGGTGAGCTCGCTTGGCAACTGGGCGGCGAAGAGGCCTATAAGCTGGTCAAAGATGCCGACGAAAACGGTACCTCCCCAGGGAAAGACACTCTCAAACAGGTGATGGAGAACTACGCGCCTTGCGTAATTCTGATCGACGAGCTGGTGGCCTACATCCGGCAGTTCCCTGAATCGGGATCTGTCAGCGGGGGCTCTTATGACACCAACCTCTCCTTCGTTCAGTCACTTACCGAGGCGACCAAACTCGTTCCCAACGCCATTGTCCTGGCTTCGCTACCGGAATCTGAGTTGGAAGCGGGCAGTCAGCGGGGAGTGACAGCCCTTCGGGCGATGGAAAAGACGTTTGGCCGGGTTCAGGCGCTCTGGAAACCTGTCGCCACCGAAGAAGCCTTTGAAATCGTCAGACGACGGCTTTTCGACAAGGTTCGGGACGAAGAAGCCAGGGATACCATTTGCCGCGCCTTTGCGGATTTATACATCACCGAAGGGGGCAAAATGCCCTCGGAAACCCAAGAATCACGGTATTACGATCGCCTGGTTCAGGCCTTTCCCATTCATCCAGAGGTTTTTGACCGCCTGTTTGAAGACTGGACGACACTAGAAGGCTTTCAGCGGACCCGCGGCGTGCTGCAACTCATGGCCAAGGTGATTTACCGAGTGTGGAAGGACCAGAACGCCGATTTCTTGATTATGCCGGGTAGCTTGCCGCTCTATGACGGAGATTGCCGTAATCAGCTGACCTACTATCTGAGTGCCGGGTGGGACGCGGTCCTTGAAAAGGATATCGACGGTGAAAGAGCCGAAACGAACGCATTGGAGAGCAAAGAACCACGCTTCGGAGCCGTCAGTGCGGCTCGGCGAGTTGCCCGGACGGTCTTCCTGGGAAGTGCTCCGGCAGCAGGTGGGACCAAAGCCGGGACACGAGGAATTGACCGAGGCCGGATCCTATTGGGCTGTCTCCAGCCGGCTCAGACCGGTTCCACCTTCGTCGATGCCCTGAATCGACTCGCAGACCGCCTGCACTATCTCAACAGCTCCGGCGACAAGGCTCAGGAATCGACCCGGTTCTGGTTCGATGTCCGAGCCAATCTCCGACGCGAGATGGAAGATCGTAAAGGTCGATTTGACGAAAAGAACGAAGTCGTTGGCAAGGTAGCAACACTGCTGAAGAAGTTGACGGCTGGGGCAACTGGATTCGACGGAACTCACATTTTTACGCCACATGCTGACGTCCCAGACGACACTTCACTTCGGTTGGTATTGCTACCGTTAGCAAACGCCTATTCCCGTGATGAGTCATTCAACGCGTTTGAAGCAGTCCAAGAATTCGTCAAGAACAACGGAACCAAACCGAGGTACCGCGGAAATCGCTTAATATTTGTAGCCGCAGATCAACCTTCCCGTAGTCGTTTGAAGGATGCGATTCGCACAGCACTCGCTTGGGCCTCAATTGTCGATGACGTTAAAGAAGGTCGCTTGAACATTGATCGCCTGCAAGAGAATCAGGCCAAGAAGGAACTGGAAACCGCCGAAGCTGTAGCAGCGCGCGTCGTTTGCGATTGTTTCCGCTGGGTGCTGTGTCCTTACCTGCTCAACCCCACGGATCAGACGCCGACCGTGGAAGCATTCCAGCTCAACACGAGTGGCAGTGGATTCGGCCCTGAGGTCGAACGGGTCTGTGAGGAAAATGAACTGGTCATCAACACATGGTCGCCAATCCACCTGCGATCAAAACTCCAAGAGCTTTACTGGAAAGACGACAAGCAGGTCCTCCCTGCTATGACATTCTGGGAGGATTCACTCCGTTATTTGTATCTCCCGCGACTGAAGAATCGCCGTGTCCTGGAGCAAGCGATCGTTAAGGGAGCCGCAAGCAAAGACTTCTTTGGGACCGCCTACGGCCAGTCAGGAGACAAGTACGACGGCTTCAAGTTCGGAGATTCCAATGTGCAACTCGATGATACGTTGTTGTTGATCGAACCAGCAGCCGCCACAGAATACGAAGCGAGCATTGCTGAGCCCCTGTCAACATCCGATCCAGGGACTGGAGGCGACGGAGATAGTTCGCCCGGCGGTGGAACAACACCAGATCCTGACGGAGGATCAACCGGCGGTGGAACTGGAGGCGATGGCACACAACCACCACCCAGCGAAACGTTGAAGGCATTTTACGGATCGGTCGAAATCAACCCTTCGACAGCCAAGATGGGCATGGTTCAAGTCGCAGAAGAGATCATCAATCTGCTCTCGTCGGACCCGAATGCGTCGTTGAAAGTCACCGTCGAGATAAGCGCCGAGTTCCCCGAAGGAGCATCGGACCAGATCAAAAGAGCCGTTTCAGAAAACGCAGCCAGTCTCGGTTTCAGCACAAAGAGTTGGGAGTAA